From one Nonomuraea polychroma genomic stretch:
- a CDS encoding MurR/RpiR family transcriptional regulator, with protein MTSGALGRVETELPGLPEALRRVGEVILDDPAEAARSTIIALAERAGSSPATVTRFCRAFGFSGYAELRVALATETGRAAQAGWGAGVGHEIGPEDPLDKAVEVMAAADARLIQDTAAQLDLDLVARVADAIVAAPRVLLVGVSTSGNVATMFEGRLRRIGIPGWSAGDAHVALSEAALLKQGDVAIGISHRGRTREVMESLAEAGSHGALTVAVTSFARSPLADLADLVLTTASRETTFRLGGLAAVHSQLFVLDAVYVAVAQRTYERTNEAFERTISAVESHRVERG; from the coding sequence GTGACTTCAGGAGCGCTTGGGCGCGTCGAAACAGAACTACCCGGTTTGCCGGAAGCATTGCGCAGGGTCGGCGAGGTGATACTCGATGACCCGGCCGAGGCCGCGCGGTCGACCATCATCGCGCTGGCCGAGCGGGCGGGCAGCTCGCCCGCCACCGTGACCAGGTTCTGCCGCGCGTTCGGCTTCTCCGGCTACGCCGAGTTGCGTGTCGCGCTCGCCACCGAGACCGGCCGGGCCGCCCAGGCGGGCTGGGGCGCGGGCGTCGGCCACGAGATCGGTCCGGAGGACCCGCTCGACAAGGCCGTGGAGGTCATGGCCGCCGCCGACGCCAGGCTCATCCAGGACACCGCCGCGCAGCTCGACCTCGACCTGGTCGCCCGGGTGGCCGACGCCATCGTGGCGGCCCCGCGCGTGCTCCTGGTAGGCGTCTCCACGAGCGGGAACGTGGCCACCATGTTCGAAGGCAGGTTACGCCGCATCGGCATTCCCGGCTGGAGCGCGGGCGACGCGCACGTGGCCCTGTCGGAGGCGGCGCTGCTCAAGCAGGGCGACGTGGCCATCGGCATCAGCCACCGGGGCCGTACCCGCGAGGTCATGGAGTCACTGGCCGAGGCGGGCAGCCACGGCGCGCTGACGGTCGCGGTCACGTCCTTCGCCCGCTCCCCGCTGGCCGACCTGGCCGACCTGGTGCTGACCACCGCCAGCAGGGAGACCACGTTCCGGCTCGGCGGGCTGGCCGCCGTCCATTCGCAGCTGTTCGTGTTGGACGCCGTCTATGTGGCGGTCGCGCAACGCACCTACGAGCGCACCAACGAGGCGTTCGAGCGCACGATCAGCGCCGTGGAGAGCCATCGCGTGGAGAGAGGTTGA
- a CDS encoding N-acetylglucosamine kinase: protein MTQSLVVGVDAGATSTRVAVHALDGTRVAYTRAGAGNPTAHGLAKAVAAIEEALAAALRPHDGGRVVGSVAGIAGRVTEMVPALAKVWADHGIAEGPRHIGDVPIAYVAGSAEPDGSLLLSGTGAVAARIEGYELGVIADGLGWLLGDEGSGFWIGRAAAKAVVDAFDRGLPVTAIDAPSDAPGARGPVGGPLVTLVAGHFLGDERPATPRGVADRIVRLAQADHMRLAALSSLVSQAAAAGDSMAAGIVREAADRLVATLRRVHVSGPVVLAGSVLTSEGPIRQAVMELLDGETVTTARDAAGAAAWLAARALLPEADAKARHAAFTAPPVAT from the coding sequence GTGACGCAATCGCTAGTGGTCGGTGTCGATGCCGGGGCCACCTCCACGCGGGTCGCCGTCCACGCGCTCGACGGCACCCGGGTGGCCTACACCCGGGCCGGCGCGGGCAATCCCACTGCTCACGGGCTGGCCAAGGCGGTGGCGGCCATCGAGGAGGCGCTGGCGGCGGCGCTCAGGCCGCACGACGGCGGCCGGGTGGTGGGCTCCGTGGCCGGGATCGCGGGGCGGGTGACCGAAATGGTGCCCGCGCTGGCGAAGGTCTGGGCAGATCACGGGATCGCCGAGGGGCCGCGGCACATCGGCGACGTGCCGATCGCTTACGTGGCCGGATCCGCCGAGCCCGACGGCTCGCTGCTGCTCTCCGGCACGGGCGCGGTCGCGGCCAGGATCGAGGGCTACGAGCTGGGCGTGATCGCTGACGGGCTGGGGTGGCTGCTGGGCGATGAGGGGTCGGGCTTCTGGATCGGGCGCGCGGCGGCCAAGGCGGTCGTGGACGCCTTCGACCGGGGGCTGCCCGTGACGGCCATCGACGCGCCCTCGGACGCGCCGGGGGCGCGCGGCCCTGTCGGCGGACCGCTGGTGACCCTGGTCGCCGGGCACTTCCTCGGCGACGAGCGGCCGGCCACGCCGCGCGGCGTCGCGGACCGCATCGTGCGGCTGGCGCAGGCCGACCACATGCGCCTGGCCGCTTTGTCCTCACTCGTCAGCCAGGCCGCGGCGGCAGGCGACTCGATGGCGGCCGGGATCGTGCGCGAGGCCGCCGACCGCCTGGTCGCCACGCTCCGGCGCGTCCACGTCTCCGGCCCGGTGGTGCTCGCCGGGAGCGTGCTGACCAGCGAAGGGCCGATCCGGCAGGCCGTGATGGAACTGCTCGACGGCGAGACCGTCACGACGGCACGCGACGCGGCGGGCGCCGCCGCCTGGCTGGCGGCCCGCGCCTTGCTGCCCGAGGCCGACGCGAAGGCCCGGCACGCCGCCTTCACCGCCCCGCCGGTGGCCACTTAG
- a CDS encoding sugar isomerase domain-containing protein, producing MTYASKVLDLAGQVAKSQAEPVKQAAALIVASIREGGVVNAFGSGHSEAIAMEIAGRAGGLVPSNRLTPRDLVLYGGRPPSVLTPELERDPAIAHEIYALAPVAPQDVFVLISSSGVNGAVVELATIVKDRGHPLIALTSVQHSTRMTSRHPSGGKLLDLADVVLDNGAPYGDAILDLPGGGSYGAVSTITSALLAQMVVTEAVDELVAMGETPPVYLSANVTGGDEHNRALESRYAGRIRRGS from the coding sequence ATGACGTACGCATCCAAGGTCCTCGACCTGGCCGGCCAGGTCGCGAAGAGCCAGGCCGAGCCGGTCAAGCAGGCGGCCGCGCTGATCGTGGCCTCGATCCGGGAGGGAGGCGTGGTAAACGCTTTCGGCTCGGGGCATTCCGAGGCCATCGCCATGGAGATCGCCGGACGGGCCGGCGGCCTCGTACCCAGCAACCGCCTCACACCCAGGGACCTCGTCCTGTACGGCGGCCGGCCGCCGAGCGTGCTGACACCGGAGCTGGAGCGGGACCCGGCCATCGCGCACGAGATCTACGCCCTGGCGCCGGTCGCGCCGCAGGACGTGTTCGTGCTGATCTCCAGCTCCGGTGTGAACGGCGCGGTCGTCGAGCTGGCCACGATCGTCAAGGACCGCGGCCACCCCCTCATCGCCCTGACCTCGGTCCAGCACAGCACCCGGATGACCTCGCGCCATCCGTCGGGCGGCAAGCTGCTCGACCTGGCCGACGTCGTGCTGGACAACGGCGCGCCGTACGGGGACGCCATCCTCGACCTGCCGGGCGGCGGCAGTTACGGTGCGGTGTCCACGATCACGTCAGCGTTGCTGGCGCAGATGGTGGTCACCGAGGCGGTGGACGAGCTCGTGGCGATGGGCGAGACGCCCCCCGTCTACCTGTCGGCGAACGTGACCGGCGGTGACGAGCACAACAGAGCCCTGGAGAGCCGCTACGCGGGGCGCATCCGACGCGGATCATGA
- a CDS encoding carbohydrate ABC transporter permease, with protein MKRLTLNAAAMAVLIMTIFPVYWMFLTAFKPTRDIQAATPTFWPADPTLEHFATAVNAPGFWTYWRNSLVVTVAAVLIALVVALLAAFAAARMRWRGRGAFVVAVFAAQMAPWEALLVPVFIIARDTELLDSLAMLTGVYFMITLPFTIVTLRGFLAAIPLELEEAAQVDGCSRMVAFRRVVFPLLAPGLMATSLFGFITAWNEFAFVNVLIIKDQDKRTLPVWLSSFSDVFGTDWGATMAAASLFALPALLLFLFLQRRVGTGMTAGAVKG; from the coding sequence GTGAAGAGGCTGACACTCAACGCGGCCGCGATGGCCGTGCTGATCATGACGATCTTCCCGGTCTACTGGATGTTCCTGACCGCGTTCAAGCCGACCAGGGACATCCAGGCGGCCACGCCGACGTTCTGGCCGGCGGACCCGACGCTGGAGCACTTCGCGACGGCCGTGAACGCGCCGGGGTTCTGGACCTACTGGCGCAACAGTCTCGTCGTCACCGTGGCCGCGGTGCTGATCGCGCTGGTGGTGGCGCTGCTGGCGGCGTTCGCGGCGGCCAGGATGCGGTGGCGGGGGAGAGGGGCGTTCGTGGTCGCGGTGTTCGCGGCGCAGATGGCGCCGTGGGAGGCGCTGCTGGTGCCGGTGTTCATCATCGCCAGGGACACCGAGCTGCTGGACTCGCTGGCCATGCTGACCGGGGTCTACTTCATGATCACGCTGCCGTTCACGATCGTGACGTTGCGCGGATTCCTGGCCGCCATCCCGCTGGAGCTGGAGGAGGCGGCGCAGGTGGACGGGTGTAGCCGGATGGTGGCTTTCCGCCGGGTGGTCTTCCCGCTGCTGGCGCCCGGGCTGATGGCGACGTCGCTGTTCGGGTTCATCACGGCGTGGAACGAGTTCGCGTTCGTGAACGTGCTGATCATCAAGGATCAGGACAAGCGGACGCTGCCGGTGTGGCTGTCGTCGTTCAGCGACGTGTTCGGCACGGACTGGGGCGCCACGATGGCCGCGGCCAGCCTGTTCGCCCTGCCCGCGCTGCTGCTCTTCCTGTTCCTGCAGCGCCGCGTGGGCACCGGGATGACGGCGGGTGCCGTCAAGGGCTGA